CTTCGATCGCCAAGAGCTCGGCGTGAGCCGTGGGCCGCCGACGAGTCTCGCGAAGATTATAGCCCCGGCCGACGATCTTTCCCTCGCTGACCACCACCGCGCCGATCGGCACCTCGCCGGCGGCCTCGGCCCGGCGAGCCAAGGCCAGTGCGGCTTTCATGAACTTATTGGGCTGTTCCGCCGGCTTATTCCGCATGGGCCTGCCCCCGATTAGGGGTTTGGCGGCCCGCTGTCAATATTTAACTGCCCTTCTTCTGTACGCAACTTGGACCCGGTTCGGCCGATAACCTATCACGATGAGGATGGGGAAATGCTTGGGTATTTAGGGAGTTACCGTCATGATCAGCATCGCCCTCGTGGCCGCCATTGGTTTGTATCTTTTCTCTGATTCCATCCGTAAACGCGAAAAGCAGGAGATGAAACGCCTGCGCAGGACCCTCTACTCGCTGTAATCCCGAAACCCGCTTTGCATCGCTCCGGGCTTCCTTTAAATAGGGGCCATGGACGATTACCTCAAGACCGTCGAGCGACGCCTCAAGCGTTTCTCCCCTCCCGAAGCCCGGGCCCTGGGCGAATGGCTGCAAAACAAGCCCATCGGCATCAACCTGGCCCTGCAATTCCTCGAACAAGTCTCCGACTTAAAGACCAAGACCGGCAAAGACGCCGCCTCCTTGCTCGCCGAGCTGCTCGACGAGGTCTCCGCCAAGGACCTGCACTCGAAAGAGCTGGGACGCCGCCTGCGCGACGCGGTCGACCGGCGTCTGCACCCGCAGCGCCACGCCCATGAGCTGGCCTTCGAGGCCTGGACGAAGAGCCTGAACCTGCCCGCCGGCGCCCGGGTGGTGCCGCCGCAGAATTTCGAGGGGAAGACCTATACCCTAAAGGTTGAATTCGTCTCCAAGGAGGCCCTGAGCGCGGCGCTTCGGACATTGTCCGCATCCCTCGAGTCCAATCCGGCCTGGGATGGATTAGATAAATTTTAATAATATCAATGGTTTAATTAATGGTTTAGTGCGGGCCTCCGCAGCTGGCGACCGGATTTTCCCGCTTTGTTCGCTGGGCCGGAGGGGGGAATTTTGCTAAGGTAATCGACGGTTTGCTACGACAACCGAGTTTGGCCAACGGGTTTTATTCGCTATGCTGAAAAATTTCGACGAGTTCTTGGAGACGAGTTGGGAGCGCAACCAGGTGGTGGGCGCCTGGGGCTTCAATTCCAACATGAATTTCACCGCGCTCAGCCCCGAGGAGACCAATGTCTGGTTCTTCGAGCAGGTTTTTAATTTCCTGCGCGCCTTCTTCGGCCTGGTGATGCCCGACTCGATGGAGATCATCACCTACGACGCCACCCAGCACATCCAGAAGACCGGCCTCGACCAGCAGACCTTCTTGGACGAGTTGATGCTGGTGATGAAAAATCTCAAGGAGCCGCTCTGGACCTTCCGTCTCAACCTCAACATCGTCGGTTTCCTGCGCACCTCCTTCCAGACGGACAATCCCGTGCGCCTGCAGATCCAAGAGCCCTGCAGCTTCATCGTCTGGGGCGGTCCCGACGAGACGGGCTTCCAGAATTTTTCGATCAGCTACCACCTCTTCTCGACGGTGGTGCTCGAAGGCGAGAATCAAGAGCTCTGGTCGCTCAACCAACCCATCCTCGAGAAGGCCCTGCAGAAGTGGGAGCAGCAGTCCGGCCACATGATCGACGTGGTCGACTCGACGGGCGAGGCGCCGGTGCATCGGCACGGCTTCGGGCGTTGAGCCCGGTCAAGGGATATCCGAAGGCGCGAGGATATCGACCCCTTTCGAACACAGCTTAGCGAAGTCCTTGTCCAAAGTAATGAGCTTCCATCCCTTCTTATCCGCGAGCCAAAACTGCAGGGCGTCGTCGAAGTCCAGGCCAAGCTTGGGAACGCGACGAACTACGTCGAGCTCTTCCTCGAGGGTGGTCGTGTAGACGAAAAAATGGGGATGTTCCTGGAGCGCGGAGAGGAATTTTTCCAAAACACTCCACCTTCCGGCTTTTGCGCCGACGATGGCCTCGACGGCATGGAGGGAGAAGGAGCTGGTCCATCCCTCGTGATTCTCGTCCACCGTGCCGAGCGCCCTTTGGCAGGCATCGGCCTGACCCTGCCCTAATAAAATTTCCAGAAAGATATTGGTGTCAAAAAGATACATTATTTTTTGGATTGAAAGGCGCGGCGGCTCAAGGAGACGGAATCTTCGCCCGGGAAATCATCCTTCAGGGCGCCTTGAAGCGAGGCCAATTTTTTGAGGGCTCGCTTTTGGGCTTCGCGGTGCTTGTCGCCGCGCAACAGGCGGGTGCGGGAGAGGGACCAGGCCTTTTGCAGCCACCAGGAAACGTTGCGCTCGGACTTCTTGGCGATTTCTTTGATTTCGCGCGCCATGTCCTCGGGCAGGGAGATACTTAGCTTCATATTGCTACTTATACTACTGGTAGGATTCCCTATCAATCCAGAATTTTCGAAGGAAATGAGTGGGCGGGGGAAGGGACGCCACGAGGATGAAACGGCGGATGTCGCTTCACTTG
This genomic window from Deltaproteobacteria bacterium PRO3 contains:
- a CDS encoding ribbon-helix-helix protein, CopG family, which encodes MKLSISLPEDMAREIKEIAKKSERNVSWWLQKAWSLSRTRLLRGDKHREAQKRALKKLASLQGALKDDFPGEDSVSLSRRAFQSKK
- a CDS encoding type II toxin-antitoxin system VapC family toxin, with the protein product MYLFDTNIFLEILLGQGQADACQRALGTVDENHEGWTSSFSLHAVEAIVGAKAGRWSVLEKFLSALQEHPHFFVYTTTLEEELDVVRRVPKLGLDFDDALQFWLADKKGWKLITLDKDFAKLCSKGVDILAPSDIP